From Microbacterium sp. LWH7-1.2:
TCGACGCGCACGAGCTCCGCGACACCGATCGACGAGTCGGCCATGCCGTAGAACACGAAATGCCGGTCGCCGATCTTCTCGATCGCGGTGGGGAAGACGACGTTGCTCAGCGTGCCGTGGATCTCTTGCGGAGTCTCGGGCTCGAGAAGCGGCTCGGTCGTGCGTGCGATCACGCGCCGGGGGTCGTCGGCGTCGAGCAGGATCGCACCGACGGCGTAGCGCGAACCCGGGGCGAGCGAGAAGCCCGTGGGCAACTGACCGGCGACGCCGTGGTGCAGCAGCAGCCACCCCTCGGGCACGCGCAGCGGGGGCGGGCCGGCGCCGATCTTGGCGGACTCGAACTCCGCCACCGGACCGGCCACCGGGGCCGAGTCCTCGACGTAGGTGAGAGCGGTGAGGTCGCGCTTGGCGGCATCGAGGTCGATGTAGCCGATCCAGATCGATGCGCGCACGTCGTCGACGCCCGCGGGCGGGCGCACGCCCTCGCCGGGCCGCAGCCAGTCCAGGTCCCACATGGGTCGATGCAGCAGCGCGAGCTTCGGCTCGCCGTCGGGGCCGGGCACCGGCTCGGGGAAGAAGACGATGTCCTTGTTCGTGTAGAGGTTGAGGTCGGTGTCGAGCTCGGGCTGATAGGCGAACCGCAGCGGGCCGAGGCGCTGCCACGAGATGGTGTCGTGCGACACGGCGAGCGCCGGCTTCGGGCCGAACGGTCCGAACGCGATGTACGACATGACGTGGACGCCCAGCGGTTCGAGGAAGGTGATGCGCGGGTCCTCCACCCCGGCATTGCGTCGGCCGTACTCCCAGCCCTCGTCGGGTGCGAGCACCACGCCGAGCCGCTCGACGCCGACGGGCACGCCGTCCTCGATGACGACGCGCGCCCGGCCGATGCGCGAGACGTTCGCCAGGGCGACGATGCGCGGGTACAGGTACAGCTCGCCGTCGCTCCCCCACGCCGTGGCGGGGTTGAGCACGCCTTCCAGTTCGAGCGGGTCGCTCACATTCGCCGTCATGAGGGTTCCCACCCGCCGCAGCGCGTAGGGCACCCGCTGCGTGGTGACGGTGTCGGGTTCGGTCATTCGGACCCCCGTGGTCGTGTCGGTCCCTGCAGGGCGAGCGGCGCAGGACGAACGGATGCCTCCTTCCGCGGCCGCACCGCGGTTGAACAACAGGATCGCCCACCCCGCCGCAGCGCGCCAGAGCGACGTCGACCTCGCGCTCTGCGCACCCGCCGCGCCGCGGCATCCGTTCTCGTTCTGGACCCGGTCAGCCCATCGCGACCCAGCGCGCGGTCACGCCGCGGAACGTGCTCGCCTGCTGAGCCGCTGGGTCGCTCGATCGGTCGACAGGAACGCCACGCGACTCGGAGAACCGATCGGCGAGGCGCCGATGCACCGTGCGATGGCCGTCTCGCGGTCGGAGGAGGTCGTCGTCGCGAGCTTCGTGACCGACGGGAGCGCGGGACGGGATCGCCACGGGCTTGCGGTTACGCGGCGTCAGCATGGCTCTGACATTCGATGCAGGCGGCGGCGTGCGGGAGGACCTCCAGCCGCGCGGGTGCGATCTGCCTTCCACACCGGGTGCACTGGCCGTAGGTGCCTCCGGCGATCCGGTTCAGCGCCGCGCTGATCTGCTCGATCGCGGCCCGGTGGGATGCTGCCGACTGGTATGCGACCGGGTCGACGCTCGGGAGGGCGAACGGCTCGAGCTCCTGGAGGACGGCCAGCCGTTCCTCGAGCTGCCGCTCAAGCTGGCGCTGCACGTCGGCGATGGTGCCGGAGTCGGGGGCTTCGATGGTCATGTCCTGCTCCTTGGGTACAAAAAAAGCGCCGCAT
This genomic window contains:
- a CDS encoding glycosidase — translated: MTEPDTVTTQRVPYALRRVGTLMTANVSDPLELEGVLNPATAWGSDGELYLYPRIVALANVSRIGRARVVIEDGVPVGVERLGVVLAPDEGWEYGRRNAGVEDPRITFLEPLGVHVMSYIAFGPFGPKPALAVSHDTISWQRLGPLRFAYQPELDTDLNLYTNKDIVFFPEPVPGPDGEPKLALLHRPMWDLDWLRPGEGVRPPAGVDDVRASIWIGYIDLDAAKRDLTALTYVEDSAPVAGPVAEFESAKIGAGPPPLRVPEGWLLLHHGVAGQLPTGFSLAPGSRYAVGAILLDADDPRRVIARTTEPLLEPETPQEIHGTLSNVVFPTAIEKIGDRHFVFYGMADSSIGVAELVRVEP
- a CDS encoding TraR/DksA family transcriptional regulator, producing MTIEAPDSGTIADVQRQLERQLEERLAVLQELEPFALPSVDPVAYQSAASHRAAIEQISAALNRIAGGTYGQCTRCGRQIAPARLEVLPHAAACIECQSHADAA